A region of the Fusobacteria bacterium ZRK30 genome:
TTATTAGTTATGATCCTTATATTTATCAATATAAAGCTGTCCTTTAGCTTCGGAAATAAGATTGAGAAAAAAAATCAAAGTTATATCCAATCTTCGAATATTTTTTCTAGTAAAATAAATAATTTTTTGCTGGGGTTTGAGGTTTTAAAGTCATTTAACGTAGACAAAAAGATAAGCGATGATTTTAAAAAAATAAATGAAGATGTGGAACAAAACAGGTTTAATGTAGAACTTATTAAAAATCTTGTAGATGGAGTTGTTAGTTTCTCTTCCTCTTTTACTATCACTATTCCTTGGATGATAGGGGCGTACCTTTATTATACAAACACAATTAGTATGGGGAAAATAATGGCTATCTCTCAATTAACAAATTTAATAGCAACTCCTTTGATGAACCTTCTTCAAAACTATAATGAGACTAAAACAGGTATAGGAATAGTTAAAGAGATTGAAAAACTATCTACTGTTAAGCCGGTAAAAAAACGACTGCAGACATTAGATTCTCTTAGAAATTCAATAGAATTAAAAAACTTTTCATTTAGTTATGACACTAAACCAGCACTTGATAATATTAGTTATTGTTTTGAAAAAAATAAAAAATATGCAATTGTAGGATCCAGTGGGAGTGGAAAAACAACCTTAATGAAATTAATTTTGCAATATTATGATAATTATCAGGGAAATTTATTTTTTGACAATAAAGAAGCTAAAGAATTAAAGATAAAAGATATTAACAACATTGTCAGTGTTATTCATCAAAATGTATATTTATTTAATGATACTATTAAAAATAATATTATTTTAGATAAAAATTATTCAGAGAAGGAGTTATCAAAAGCAATTGAACTAAGTGGAATAAATGATTTTATTGATGAGTTTGAAGATGGGCTGGACACCCTTGTTAAGGAAAATTCAAATAATATTAGTGGAGGTCAAAAGCAAAGGATTGCAATTGCCAGATCTTTTATTAAAAATAATGATGTTATTATTGTTGATGAAGGAACTTCTTCTTTAGATAATAACTCTAGTTTTTATATTGAAAACGCTTTATTAAATAAGGGAGGGATTACCTTAATTTCAATTACTCATAAGTTAAACTCTAAATTATTGGAACAATACGATGAAATTTTAGTTTTAAATCACGGAAAACTAGTTGAAGCAGGAGGATTTAAAGAACTTTTAGAATTAAAAGGATATTTCTATAATTTATATTACTTTGGAAGAGGGGATGACTCATAATTTTGTGTAAACTAAAATTTAAAAAAGAAGTTTTTTACGGGACTAGCCAAAAAAGTCTGTAAATAAAATATGAAGAAGCAGCTTCCTGTGGTAGTAATATTACTAAAGGAAGCTATTTTTTATGACAAAAGGAAAAGGTCATGATTTATCAGATAGAAATATTATTTAAATATATCACAAAATTTAATATCAATCGGCACTGTGACAATTAGGTATAAATTTTTATTTTACAATAAAATATATTTTAAAATAAATTCTAATAAAAAAGGGGAAGCTTATGAATAATAAATTTCTAATATCAGTTAAAGGAATCTTGGTATATAACCAAAAATTATTATTACGAAAAAACCAAAGAAATGAATTTGAGTTATTAGGTGGAAAATTAGAAAAAAATGATATTTTTTTTGAAAAAAGACTTATCGAAGAATTCCAAGAAGAAAGTGGGATAAATATCGAAGTTCATTCTAGCAGAGAACCTTGGTTATACACTATAGATAATAAAAATATAATTATTTTGCCATTTGTATGTTCAGCCAAAACGATTCCTACTTATTTATTTGATAGTGATGGAGGAGAGCTTTGCTGGGTTTCTATTGAAGACATAGAAGAGTTAAATATGCCATATGGATACTATGATTCTATAGAAAATAATATTCCAAGAAAAAGTTGTTCTCCATTTGAAGGGAAATATTTTAAAAATATCCCTAATTATGTTGATAACTACTATGAGGTTCTAGTAAAAATAAGAGATAGGAAAGGTAATATTATTTTTTCTAAACCGTTGGAGAACTTTACTACCCCTAGAGAATTAATAGAGAAAGATTTAAAGAGTATAAAAATCAGGTCAGAAATTTGTACTTTAGAAAATTCTAAGTTACACATAAACTACACATTAAATGATAGTGGTTCCGACTTAAAATAAATAATTGAAATAATTTTATTAAAGTATATTTTATAGTAAAACAGTAAAAATATTGAATTTATCAGGGGCATCAAAAATTTAAAGAGAGAGGTTTAAATAATGAATAATTTAATAGCACTGAATCACAATAAATCATTGATAATAAGAGAAGGGAAATTAGGTCTTGGAATGAATATAAGGTAGATGCGTTATCTAGAAACAATAATACCCCTAAATTCTTAAAGAGCGACATATATGAAATGTTTTGTAATTTTATGGAAAAAGTGATATAATCTTCTAAATAAAAAAACTTATATAAATTTCGGATATGGCGAAAAGTTTCTACCAGCTACCTTAAAGAGCTGACTATAAGAAGATAGATACCTAATATTTTAATATATATAGAGGTTCTGTTTTCCTGAAACAAAGGGAAACAGAATCTTTTTTTATTATCCAGGAAATTATACTCGTTAAGGGCATCACCAAGATCTCTACTCGATAAAGAGTATCACCAAAGTATCTAAAAATTTACGATGTAAATTAAGAACTTTGAGATAAAAGATTATAAAAACCTGGATTGTGCTTGATTGGATGCAACGTCACGTTGCTTTTTTATTTAAGAAACTATAAAATTATTGGATTCTACCTATTAAAAAATTTAAGGACGGGGGAAGCAGGATGTTGGAAAGAATGTTTAAATTGACCGAGAGAGAAACTTCGGTAAAGCAAGAGGTTATTGGGGGACTTACTACGTTTATGACTATGTCATATATTATATTTGTAAATCCTTCTATAATGTCAGACACAGGAATGGATAAAGGGGCTCTTATTACTATTACATGTTTAAGTGCTGCAATTGGTAGTTTGATAGCGGCATTTTGGGCAAATGCACCACTTGGATTAGCACCAGGGATGGGACTTAATGCATTTTTTACCTATACATTGGTTATTGGAAAGGGAATACCTTGGGAAACAGCGTTAGGAGTTGTATTTATATCGGGATTATTCTTTTTAGTTATGTCAATTGGAGGAATAAGAGAGAGGATAGCCCAGGCAATTCCTGTGGAACTGAAGATAGCTTCTACAGCGGGAATCGGACTTTTTATAGCTTTTATAGGACTAAAAAGTATGGGACTTATCGTAGCAAATCCGGCAACATTTGTATCACTTGGTAAATTTACTCCTACAGTTGTTTTAGGAGTTATAGGAATCATGGTATCAGCTCTCTTAGAGCTTAGAAATGTAAAGGGTGGAATGTTGATTGGGATGATCACTACGACTGTTTTAGGGATGATGATAGGAGTTGTTGAACTTCCTACACAGATAATCTCAATGCCGCCGTCAATAGCACCTATAGCATTTAAATTAGATATATTAGGAGCTTTACAATTTGCATTGATCGGGCCTATATTTTCATTTATGTTTGTAGACCTGTTTGATTCATTGGGAACTCTTATCGCCTGTGCCAAGGAGATGGGGATGGAAGATGAAGACGGGAATATCTTATCACTGGGTAGGATGATCCATACAGATGTAGCATCTACAATAGTAGGGTCACTATTAGGATCTAGTACCGTTACCACATTATCAGAAACTACAGCAGGGATAGCAGCAGGAGCCAGAACAGGGTTAGCTTCAGTTGTCATCGGGATATTGTTTTTACTTTCACTGTTATTTACACCCATTGTAGGGATTGTACCAGCTTATGCTACAGCACCGGCTCTTATTATTGTTGGAATCTATATGTTTAAAAACCTGAAGGAACTAAATCTCCATGATTTTAAAACAGCGCTGCCAGTATTTGCAACAGTTATCATGATGCCTCTTACATACAGTATCAGTACCGGGCTTAGTTTTGGATTTTTATCATTTATAGTAGTTCATGTAGGAACAGGGGAATATAATAAAGTTTCTCCGGTTTTATGGGCTATAGGGGGACTTTCACTTCTAAGTTTAGTAGTATAAAGAATAAATAAAAAAGAACTCCATGGAGTTCTTTTTTATTGCACTCTGAGAGTTTCTTATTAAGAAACTCTTTTTTTATTCTTTAGGACCACAAGTGGTTATCTTTATCTCATCGGCAGGGACAACTTCCTTGATAGAGATCTCCTCTTTGATCAATTTACTCCCACTTTTTTTATCGTAGATATAAAAACCTAAAAATGATATCACCAGGGTAGCGAAACTGACAAATATTCCCTGCCCTTCACTGGCACCTAATTTAGAAGCTATGATATAGCTTAGAATCATTAAAATTACAGGGAGGATATAGATGAGAAGAGCCAAATTCAAGATAAATTTATTATTTATCTCAAAGGTTATAAGATCTCCTATATTTACTTTTATATCCTCGTTAAGCTCGTATTGATATAGATCAGCTATAGTTTTATCTTTCTGCCCGCATCCAGAGCAGTGAGCACAAGAACTGTCTCTAAATAGTTCTATATATAAATTTTTTCCTTCAATTTTTCTAACAATTCCTTTATTTTCCACAAAGATTCCTCCTAGATACATTATTAATTTATTATATCACATTTCCTGTTATTTTTCTCAGACTCATCCAATGTTCTTAGTGAACGTTTAAAAGCTGTTATGTATGGTTTTGTTACTTAATGGTTGACATTTTGCAAAAAATGAACTAGACTAATAACAGAAGCAAATGAAACGTTTCCAAAAAATTTAAAAGGGGGAAAAAATGAAAAGAATTTTATATGGAATGATGATTTTTATCTTATCATTTGGGATGATGGCATGCGGAGGAAAGGAAGAAAGTAAAGATGCACCTAAAGAAGCAGAAGCTACTCAAACGGCAACTGATGAAGTTGTACCGGAAGAGGGAGCAGTATTAAAAGTATGGGAATCTAAGGGAACGGTTGGAGAATATATTAAATTTGTAGCAAAAAAATATGAAGAAAAATATGGAGTACATGTTGTTTTAGATGAAAACAACATATCTACTATTAAAAATAAAGTAATCCAGGATGGACCAGCAGGAGCAGCAGCAGATGTTTTTGTTGCACCTCATGACCAGATTGGAGATTTGGTTCAATCTGGACTTATCATGGAAAATTTATTGAGTGCAGACAGAGTAAAAAATGACTTTATGCCAGCTGCAAGGATAGCAGTTACAAATGGAGGAAAGGTATACGGATTCCCTCTAGCAATTGAGAC
Encoded here:
- a CDS encoding ABC transporter ATP-binding protein/permease gives rise to the protein MLKQYLFLEKKKMTLLVFIMPIHAFLQTLSAYGFQRMTDSILERDSSSIIGSFILVISIILFSMTTFVVKNIVFHQYLSKSLLLVKNRIFKNILNRHVVEFNERNIGEYNSSLVNNINELKYRLFIPSYNLAYSVILILASSIYLITIDYRVLLLVMILIFINIKLSFSFGNKIEKKNQSYIQSSNIFSSKINNFLLGFEVLKSFNVDKKISDDFKKINEDVEQNRFNVELIKNLVDGVVSFSSSFTITIPWMIGAYLYYTNTISMGKIMAISQLTNLIATPLMNLLQNYNETKTGIGIVKEIEKLSTVKPVKKRLQTLDSLRNSIELKNFSFSYDTKPALDNISYCFEKNKKYAIVGSSGSGKTTLMKLILQYYDNYQGNLFFDNKEAKELKIKDINNIVSVIHQNVYLFNDTIKNNIILDKNYSEKELSKAIELSGINDFIDEFEDGLDTLVKENSNNISGGQKQRIAIARSFIKNNDVIIVDEGTSSLDNNSSFYIENALLNKGGITLISITHKLNSKLLEQYDEILVLNHGKLVEAGGFKELLELKGYFYNLYYFGRGDDS
- a CDS encoding NCS2 family permease: MLERMFKLTERETSVKQEVIGGLTTFMTMSYIIFVNPSIMSDTGMDKGALITITCLSAAIGSLIAAFWANAPLGLAPGMGLNAFFTYTLVIGKGIPWETALGVVFISGLFFLVMSIGGIRERIAQAIPVELKIASTAGIGLFIAFIGLKSMGLIVANPATFVSLGKFTPTVVLGVIGIMVSALLELRNVKGGMLIGMITTTVLGMMIGVVELPTQIISMPPSIAPIAFKLDILGALQFALIGPIFSFMFVDLFDSLGTLIACAKEMGMEDEDGNILSLGRMIHTDVASTIVGSLLGSSTVTTLSETTAGIAAGARTGLASVVIGILFLLSLLFTPIVGIVPAYATAPALIIVGIYMFKNLKELNLHDFKTALPVFATVIMMPLTYSISTGLSFGFLSFIVVHVGTGEYNKVSPVLWAIGGLSLLSLVV
- a CDS encoding SoxR reducing system RseC family protein; translated protein: MENKGIVRKIEGKNLYIELFRDSSCAHCSGCGQKDKTIADLYQYELNEDIKVNIGDLITFEINNKFILNLALLIYILPVILMILSYIIASKLGASEGQGIFVSFATLVISFLGFYIYDKKSGSKLIKEEISIKEVVPADEIKITTCGPKE